A single Thiohalobacter thiocyanaticus DNA region contains:
- a CDS encoding HDOD domain-containing protein, with protein MQNIESHATHDLAPDLITEIVDDVSYLVSPPDVCVKVFDLIESNDASARDIGDAISHDPSLTARLLRLVNSSFFNFPRRIDTVSRAVTVLGVRELYSLVIAVSAIRSFSNLPVKLVNIDTFWRHSLYTGLISRNLGRECRILHPERLFVAGLLHDIGSLALYTRQPELMRDLLLVSDGDEAILHQAELAELGFTHAEVGAALAERWNLPEALCEAIRYHHLPAYAAEARIEAAIVHLGETLANRSEIGAFAETAAPETPVDPVVWDILELRAEDFDAAAVIGEAGNQFTDTAGLLLARA; from the coding sequence ATGCAGAATATCGAATCCCACGCCACCCATGATCTTGCCCCGGACCTGATCACGGAGATCGTCGACGACGTCAGCTATCTGGTCTCTCCGCCCGATGTCTGCGTGAAGGTCTTCGACCTGATCGAATCCAACGACGCCTCGGCCCGCGACATCGGCGACGCGATCAGCCACGACCCCAGCCTGACCGCCCGGCTGCTGCGGCTGGTCAACAGCTCCTTCTTCAATTTCCCGCGCCGCATCGACACCGTCAGTCGGGCCGTGACCGTGCTCGGGGTGCGCGAGCTGTACAGCCTGGTGATCGCGGTCTCGGCCATCCGCTCCTTCTCCAACCTGCCGGTGAAGCTGGTCAACATCGACACCTTCTGGCGGCACTCGCTCTACACCGGCCTGATCTCACGCAACCTGGGCCGCGAGTGCCGGATCCTGCACCCGGAACGGCTGTTCGTGGCCGGCCTGCTGCACGATATCGGCAGCCTGGCCCTGTATACCCGCCAGCCCGAACTGATGCGCGACCTGCTGCTGGTCAGCGACGGCGACGAGGCCATCCTGCACCAGGCCGAACTGGCCGAGTTGGGCTTCACCCACGCCGAGGTGGGCGCGGCCCTGGCCGAGCGCTGGAACCTGCCCGAGGCCCTGTGCGAGGCCATCCGCTATCACCATCTCCCCGCCTACGCCGCCGAGGCCCGGATCGAGGCGGCCATCGTCCACCTGGGCGAGACCCTGGCCAACCGTTCCGAGATCGGCGCCTTTGCCGAGACGGCGGCGCCGGAGACCCCGGTCGACCCGGTGGTGTGGGACATCCTGGAACTCAGGGCTGAAGATTTCGATGCCGCGGCCGTTATCGGAGAGGCGGGGAATCAGTTCACCGATACCGCCGGGCTGCTGCTGGCCCGGGCCTGA
- a CDS encoding DUF1631 domain-containing protein, whose protein sequence is MNEYERSRRGLDQRRANELLRACREQAKQHLCAAVGRMLDKVDDALFELAEKAENNAVQSQYFDAMREVRIKRSDMERIFQSTLIDGFNTAVAPAPAGSAAGREGDELELDLVGDDEMEENLAVTNMVQKIETGCTQELGMLDRRIGYLLADEALEGHANPVGPRVLCNAFLQACSPVESGLKVKLIILKLYDRYVVSEDVLPLYKTLNRFLVSQDVLPDLRSRVPSKSRTATAGGTAAGADSQAPAGEDEQDQGPDLFAALQQLAPAGGYGAPGGVGGAGGVGGVGGVGGVGGGFGIGGTVPAGFLQGLTLLQQGTGGYAGLDARALGGGSVNVIHDVKAAALAEGVGGLDALIIDVVSMLFDYILDDRDIPDPMKALIGRLQIPMLKIAMQDQAFFNRKSHPARRLLNALAEAAAGWNPDDRDSTLYQTVESIVQRVQTEFDDDVALFEELLEELEAFMAEEAERASEQEAASTGLLRSKEQLHYAKQYVEEEIAHRTRNLSLPAFIRSFMVNYWKNYLLVMLVREGDGSLEWKRALTVTDNLLWSIRPKLASERDRLVRMLPGLLESLREGMELVAMSDDSYQAFLSQLGDLHAQVVQQARADAGAEAGEQALSTADPLAADPLAEDIDDVDEQVDELADAMDAEAHAAAHATLHRLLDEQGLGELDVEEIILDESGDEHEVMEDEFTEMARSLQQGGWVEFVRESGETVRAKLTWISPVTGSYLFTNRKGLKEADMTLQGLAAEFRRGSARPIDAVPLFDRAVSHMLDGLQQAG, encoded by the coding sequence ATGAATGAGTACGAACGCAGCCGCAGGGGATTGGATCAGCGCAGAGCGAACGAACTGCTGCGCGCCTGCCGCGAACAGGCGAAGCAGCATCTGTGTGCTGCCGTTGGCAGAATGCTGGACAAGGTCGACGACGCCCTGTTCGAGTTGGCCGAAAAGGCCGAGAACAATGCGGTCCAGAGCCAGTATTTCGATGCCATGCGGGAAGTCCGGATCAAGCGTAGTGACATGGAGCGGATTTTCCAGTCCACCCTGATCGACGGCTTCAATACCGCCGTTGCCCCGGCGCCCGCCGGCAGCGCCGCCGGCCGGGAGGGGGATGAGTTGGAACTCGACCTGGTGGGCGACGACGAAATGGAGGAGAACCTCGCCGTCACCAACATGGTCCAGAAGATCGAAACCGGCTGCACCCAGGAGTTGGGGATGCTGGATCGGCGCATAGGCTATCTTCTGGCCGACGAAGCGCTGGAGGGCCACGCCAACCCGGTCGGGCCGCGGGTGCTGTGCAACGCCTTTCTGCAGGCCTGCAGCCCGGTCGAGTCCGGCCTCAAGGTCAAGCTGATCATCCTCAAGCTCTACGACCGCTATGTGGTCAGCGAGGATGTCCTGCCGCTGTACAAGACGCTCAACCGCTTCCTGGTCAGCCAGGACGTGCTTCCCGACCTGCGCTCCCGGGTGCCTTCGAAATCACGCACTGCGACGGCGGGCGGCACGGCTGCCGGCGCTGACTCGCAGGCGCCGGCCGGGGAGGATGAGCAGGATCAGGGTCCCGACCTGTTCGCCGCGCTGCAGCAGCTGGCGCCGGCGGGCGGCTACGGGGCGCCTGGCGGCGTCGGTGGTGCAGGTGGTGTAGGTGGTGTAGGTGGTGTAGGTGGTGTAGGTGGCGGCTTCGGGATCGGTGGCACGGTTCCGGCCGGCTTTCTGCAGGGGCTGACCCTGCTGCAGCAGGGTACGGGCGGCTATGCCGGCCTCGATGCCCGGGCCCTGGGCGGCGGCAGCGTCAATGTGATTCATGACGTCAAGGCCGCAGCGCTGGCTGAGGGCGTGGGCGGGCTGGACGCACTGATCATCGACGTGGTGTCCATGCTGTTCGACTACATCCTGGATGACCGCGATATCCCCGATCCCATGAAGGCGTTGATCGGTCGACTGCAGATCCCCATGCTCAAGATCGCCATGCAGGATCAGGCCTTCTTCAATCGCAAGAGTCATCCGGCCAGGCGCCTGCTCAATGCGCTGGCCGAGGCCGCCGCGGGCTGGAATCCGGATGATCGTGACAGCACCCTTTACCAGACGGTCGAATCCATTGTGCAGCGGGTGCAGACGGAGTTCGATGATGATGTCGCGCTGTTCGAGGAACTGCTGGAGGAGTTGGAGGCCTTCATGGCCGAGGAGGCCGAACGGGCGAGCGAGCAGGAGGCCGCCTCGACCGGCCTGCTGCGCAGCAAGGAGCAGCTGCATTATGCCAAGCAGTACGTGGAAGAGGAGATCGCGCACCGCACCCGCAACCTGAGCCTGCCCGCCTTCATCCGCAGCTTCATGGTCAATTACTGGAAGAATTATCTGCTGGTCATGCTGGTCAGGGAAGGCGACGGCAGCCTGGAGTGGAAGCGTGCGCTGACGGTGACCGACAACCTGCTGTGGAGCATACGGCCCAAGCTTGCCAGCGAGCGCGACCGTCTGGTGCGTATGCTGCCCGGGCTGCTGGAGAGCCTGCGCGAGGGTATGGAACTGGTGGCGATGAGCGATGACAGCTATCAGGCCTTCCTCTCCCAGCTGGGCGATCTGCATGCGCAGGTGGTTCAGCAGGCACGGGCCGATGCCGGTGCCGAAGCCGGGGAACAGGCGTTGTCCACGGCCGACCCGCTTGCCGCCGATCCGCTGGCGGAGGATATCGACGACGTCGATGAACAGGTGGACGAACTGGCTGACGCCATGGATGCCGAGGCCCACGCGGCTGCCCACGCGACCCTGCACCGGCTGCTGGACGAGCAGGGGCTGGGTGAACTGGATGTCGAGGAGATCATCCTCGACGAGTCCGGGGACGAGCACGAGGTCATGGAGGACGAGTTCACCGAGATGGCCCGCTCTCTGCAGCAGGGCGGCTGGGTGGAATTCGTCAGGGAATCCGGTGAAACGGTGCGCGCCAAGCTGACCTGGATCAGCCCGGTGACCGGCAGCTATCTGTTTACCAACCGCAAGGGACTCAAGGAGGCCGACATGACCCTGCAGGGGCTGGCCGCCGAATTCCGCCGTGGCAGCGCCCGACCGATCGACGCCGTGCCGTTGTTCGACCGTGCCGTCAGCCACATGCTCGACGGGCTGCAGCAGGCGGGGTGA
- a CDS encoding DUF481 domain-containing protein gives MPFKHTRLTALLCSALACSPALADTLIMHNGDRLTGTVVTKQADTLTLKTPYAGTLEIQWSQIRQVISDQPVQIILEDETRLTGTLLPAGDGTLRIKAGEILETAPIELSAVRYINPPVEVNGGVRVKGNINAGANISSGNTDTEQYHLDAEVVARTLTNRFTVGATFNRSTDDGTETASNATGYGKYDHFLTEKWYTYANALFTRDEFKDLKLRTTLGLGSGYQFYESEPLNLSLEGGLTYVNEDFYDKEDESYPAGRWALNYDRLLFGSRLRFFHYHEGLLGLEDINDILILSRTGLRVPLGQGLTATTQIDVDWDNTPADGNDSTDMRYLLNLGYAW, from the coding sequence ATGCCTTTCAAACACACCCGGCTCACCGCCCTGCTCTGCTCCGCACTGGCCTGCTCGCCGGCCCTTGCCGATACCCTGATCATGCACAACGGCGACCGCCTGACCGGCACGGTGGTCACCAAACAGGCCGACACCCTGACCCTGAAGACTCCCTATGCCGGCACGCTCGAGATCCAGTGGTCCCAGATCAGGCAGGTGATCAGCGACCAGCCGGTGCAGATCATCCTCGAGGACGAAACCCGCCTGACCGGCACCCTGCTGCCGGCCGGGGACGGGACGCTGCGGATCAAGGCCGGCGAGATCCTGGAGACCGCCCCCATCGAACTGTCGGCAGTGCGTTACATCAACCCGCCGGTGGAGGTCAACGGCGGGGTGCGGGTCAAGGGCAACATCAATGCCGGCGCCAATATCAGCAGCGGCAACACCGACACCGAGCAGTATCATCTCGATGCCGAGGTGGTGGCGCGCACCCTCACCAATCGTTTCACTGTCGGGGCGACCTTCAACCGTTCCACCGACGACGGCACCGAGACCGCCTCCAACGCCACCGGCTACGGCAAGTATGATCATTTCCTCACCGAGAAGTGGTATACCTACGCCAACGCCCTGTTCACCCGCGACGAGTTCAAGGACCTGAAGCTGCGCACCACCCTCGGTCTGGGCTCGGGCTATCAGTTCTACGAATCGGAACCGCTGAACCTGTCACTGGAAGGCGGTCTGACCTATGTCAACGAGGATTTCTACGACAAGGAAGACGAGAGCTACCCGGCCGGACGCTGGGCGTTGAACTACGACCGCCTGCTGTTCGGCAGCCGGCTGCGCTTCTTCCACTATCATGAAGGTCTGCTGGGGCTGGAGGACATCAACGACATCCTGATCCTGAGCCGGACCGGTCTGCGGGTGCCGTTGGGCCAGGGCCTGACCGCCACCACCCAGATCGACGTGGACTGGGACAACACCCCGGCCGACGGCAACGACAGCACGGATATGCGCTATCTGCTCAACCTGGGCTATGCGTGGTAA
- a CDS encoding Hpt domain-containing protein, with the protein MVSTDDTETVQAQLQALHERYQLALPERLAELNAHGQRLCRDGWEQGLAEQLQRELHNLAGGASTFGHPELGQAAGVLEQQLRRWLERDALPPASECEAFRDRLQSLAQLATAAPVPPPTAPTLPRR; encoded by the coding sequence ATGGTATCAACCGATGACACCGAGACAGTGCAGGCGCAGCTGCAGGCGCTGCACGAACGCTACCAGCTGGCCCTGCCGGAGCGCCTGGCCGAACTGAACGCGCACGGGCAGCGGCTGTGCCGGGACGGCTGGGAGCAGGGCCTGGCCGAGCAGCTGCAGCGCGAACTGCACAACCTGGCCGGCGGTGCGTCCACCTTCGGTCATCCGGAACTGGGACAGGCGGCAGGGGTTCTGGAACAGCAGCTGCGGCGGTGGCTGGAGCGGGACGCGTTGCCGCCGGCGTCGGAGTGCGAAGCCTTCCGCGACCGTTTGCAGTCCCTGGCGCAGCTGGCCACTGCCGCCCCGGTGCCGCCGCCGACTGCGCCGACCCTGCCGCGGCGGTGA
- the moaC gene encoding cyclic pyranopterin monophosphate synthase MoaC yields MSEFTHFNAAGEAHMVDVGDKDSTRRVAVAEGRIEMQPETLAMIRAGDHKKGDVLGIARVAGIMAAKKTSDLVPLCHPLALTRVELGFETTDNPAAVHCSATVETRGPTGVEMEALTAVQVALLTIYDMCKAVDRGMRMEGIRLREKRGGKSGDWTAD; encoded by the coding sequence ATGTCGGAATTCACGCATTTCAACGCCGCCGGCGAGGCCCACATGGTCGACGTCGGCGACAAGGACAGCACCCGCCGCGTGGCCGTGGCCGAGGGGCGGATCGAGATGCAGCCCGAGACCCTGGCCATGATCCGCGCCGGCGACCACAAGAAGGGCGATGTCCTGGGCATCGCCCGGGTGGCCGGGATCATGGCCGCCAAGAAGACCTCCGACCTGGTGCCCCTGTGTCACCCGCTGGCCCTGACCCGGGTGGAACTGGGCTTCGAGACCACGGACAACCCGGCAGCGGTGCACTGCAGCGCCACGGTGGAGACCCGCGGTCCGACCGGGGTGGAGATGGAGGCCCTGACCGCCGTGCAGGTCGCGCTGCTGACCATCTACGACATGTGCAAGGCCGTCGATCGCGGCATGCGCATGGAAGGGATACGGCTGCGCGAGAAGCGCGGCGGCAAGTCGGGCGACTGGACGGCAGACTAA
- the moaD gene encoding molybdopterin converting factor subunit 1 translates to MWINVKFFASLRELMNRAETRVELPEGGSVEDVWLAATDGREQPANVLAAVNMEYVDFSAPVSDGDEVAFFPPVTGG, encoded by the coding sequence ATGTGGATCAATGTCAAATTCTTCGCCAGCCTGCGCGAACTGATGAACCGCGCCGAGACCCGGGTCGAGCTGCCCGAGGGCGGTTCGGTGGAGGATGTCTGGCTGGCGGCCACCGACGGTCGCGAGCAGCCGGCCAATGTGCTGGCGGCGGTGAACATGGAATATGTCGACTTCTCCGCCCCGGTCAGCGACGGTGACGAGGTGGCCTTCTTCCCCCCGGTGACCGGAGGCTGA
- a CDS encoding molybdenum cofactor biosynthesis protein MoaE produces MPVEVLTTPFNPWQRLADYEARPQAPHGRIGATAVFVGSMRDFNQDDDVRAMTLEHYPGMTEGYLERISAEAGERWGLLDTLILHRVGELAPQDPIVLVAVWSSHRREAFEACRWLMEELKSKAPFWKRETLADGSARWVEQNTPG; encoded by the coding sequence ATGCCGGTCGAGGTGCTGACGACCCCCTTCAACCCCTGGCAGCGGCTGGCCGACTACGAGGCCCGGCCGCAGGCGCCGCATGGCCGCATCGGCGCCACAGCGGTGTTCGTGGGCAGTATGCGCGATTTCAATCAGGACGATGACGTCCGGGCCATGACGCTGGAGCATTATCCCGGCATGACCGAGGGCTATCTGGAGAGGATCAGCGCCGAGGCCGGCGAGCGCTGGGGGCTGCTGGATACCCTGATCCTGCACCGGGTCGGCGAACTGGCCCCGCAGGACCCCATCGTACTGGTCGCGGTCTGGTCGTCCCATCGCCGCGAGGCCTTCGAGGCCTGCCGCTGGCTGATGGAGGAACTCAAATCGAAGGCGCCGTTCTGGAAGCGCGAGACCCTCGCCGACGGCAGCGCCCGCTGGGTGGAGCAGAACACGCCGGGGTAG
- the ppa gene encoding inorganic diphosphatase encodes MNLDRVDSGRDVPNDIHVIIEIPAHSDPVKYEVDKDTGAMYVDRFMNTAMHYPCNYGYVPHTLSDDGDPVDVLVLTPVPLITGSVVRCRPIGVLKMTDESGDDAKVLAVPVDKLCKQYRKVETFRDVPDMILEQIAHFFEHYKDLDEGKWVRVEGWGGIDEAKAEIMNSVKMYNEAPEKPKF; translated from the coding sequence ATGAACCTCGATCGCGTCGACTCCGGCCGTGATGTGCCGAACGATATCCATGTCATTATCGAGATCCCGGCCCACAGCGATCCGGTCAAGTACGAGGTGGACAAGGATACCGGGGCCATGTACGTGGACCGGTTCATGAACACGGCCATGCACTATCCCTGCAATTACGGTTACGTGCCCCACACCCTGTCCGACGACGGCGACCCGGTGGACGTGCTGGTGCTGACCCCGGTGCCGCTGATCACCGGCTCGGTGGTGCGCTGCCGCCCGATCGGGGTGCTGAAGATGACGGATGAATCCGGCGACGACGCCAAGGTGCTGGCCGTGCCGGTGGACAAGCTGTGCAAGCAGTACCGCAAGGTGGAGACCTTCCGTGACGTCCCCGACATGATCCTGGAGCAGATCGCTCACTTCTTCGAACACTACAAGGATCTGGACGAGGGCAAGTGGGTGCGCGTCGAGGGCTGGGGCGGCATCGACGAGGCCAAGGCGGAGATAATGAACAGCGTGAAGATGTACAACGAGGCGCCGGAGAAGCCGAAGTTCTGA